The proteins below are encoded in one region of Pacificitalea manganoxidans:
- a CDS encoding heme lyase CcmF/NrfE family subunit, which translates to MFIELGHFALILAAVVAVVQTVVPMVGAHKRWPGWMAVGEPAATAQLLLVAFSFAALTYAFVTSDFSLQLVVANSHTDKPMLYKISGVWGNHEGSLLLWVLILALFGVCAAWFGGNLRPDFRARVLSVQASVSVAFYAFILFTSNPFLRMELPPMNGQDLNPLLQDPGLAFHPPFLYLGYVGLSVSFSFAVAALIEGRVDAAWGRWVRPWTLAAWVFLTIGIALGSWWAYYELGWGGFWFWDPVENASFMPWLIAAALLHSAIVVEKRESLKSWTILLAILAFGFSLIGTFIVRSGVLTSVHAFANDPERGVFILLILAVFLGGALTLYAARAGVMEARGVFGMVSRESALVLNNILLAVACFVVFVGTVWPLVAEMLWDRKLSVGAPFFNAAFTPFIVVLALVLPLGAMMPWKRAKLRRTARSLLPAALLAVALGALAWAMQSGRSALAPIGLALAVWIMAGSALDLWTRGGRGPIGSRLRRILRLPGSDWGKAVAHGGLGITIFGICAMLAWQTEDIRVAQIDTPFEVAGYEITMTDVSRVTGPNYFSTMAEMEVRRGDKLVATLYPEKRTYPVARMPTTEAAIDNGLFRDIYLVIGDPQDQGGWAVRSYVKPFANWIWLGFIVMAVGGFMSLSDRRYRVAAGARKQRVSAPAQVPAE; encoded by the coding sequence ATGTTTATCGAGCTTGGCCACTTCGCCCTGATCCTCGCCGCCGTCGTCGCGGTTGTGCAAACCGTAGTTCCGATGGTGGGCGCGCATAAGCGCTGGCCCGGCTGGATGGCCGTGGGGGAGCCTGCGGCGACCGCGCAGCTGCTGCTGGTGGCGTTTTCCTTTGCGGCGCTGACCTATGCCTTTGTGACGTCGGATTTTTCGCTGCAATTGGTGGTGGCCAACAGCCACACCGATAAGCCGATGCTTTACAAGATCTCCGGCGTTTGGGGCAATCACGAGGGCTCGCTGCTGCTTTGGGTGCTGATCCTTGCGCTGTTCGGGGTCTGTGCGGCGTGGTTTGGCGGCAACCTGCGCCCCGATTTCCGGGCGCGGGTGCTCTCGGTGCAGGCGTCGGTGTCCGTCGCGTTCTACGCTTTTATCCTGTTCACCTCGAACCCGTTCCTGCGGATGGAACTGCCGCCCATGAACGGGCAGGATCTGAACCCGCTGTTGCAGGATCCCGGGCTCGCCTTCCATCCGCCGTTTCTCTACCTCGGCTATGTGGGGCTGTCGGTCAGCTTCTCCTTCGCGGTGGCCGCGCTGATCGAAGGACGTGTCGATGCCGCGTGGGGCCGCTGGGTGCGGCCTTGGACGCTGGCGGCATGGGTGTTTTTGACCATCGGTATCGCGCTGGGGTCATGGTGGGCCTACTATGAACTTGGCTGGGGCGGCTTCTGGTTCTGGGATCCGGTCGAAAACGCCTCCTTCATGCCGTGGCTCATCGCTGCTGCGCTGCTTCATTCGGCAATCGTGGTCGAGAAGCGCGAGTCGCTGAAAAGCTGGACGATCCTGCTGGCGATCCTTGCCTTCGGCTTCTCGCTGATCGGCACCTTTATCGTGCGCTCGGGCGTGCTGACCTCCGTCCATGCCTTCGCCAACGATCCCGAACGCGGCGTGTTCATCCTGCTGATCCTTGCGGTGTTCCTTGGCGGCGCGCTGACGCTTTACGCCGCGCGGGCCGGGGTGATGGAGGCGCGCGGCGTCTTTGGCATGGTCAGCCGGGAAAGCGCGCTGGTGCTCAACAATATCCTGCTGGCGGTGGCCTGTTTCGTGGTGTTTGTCGGCACTGTCTGGCCGCTGGTCGCCGAAATGCTCTGGGATCGGAAACTGTCGGTCGGGGCGCCGTTCTTCAATGCCGCCTTCACGCCGTTCATCGTGGTGTTGGCTCTGGTCCTGCCGCTGGGCGCGATGATGCCGTGGAAACGGGCAAAGCTGCGCCGCACCGCGCGTAGCCTGTTGCCCGCCGCGCTGTTGGCCGTGGCTCTGGGTGCGTTGGCTTGGGCGATGCAGAGCGGCCGTTCGGCGCTCGCCCCCATCGGGCTGGCCTTGGCGGTCTGGATCATGGCGGGCTCGGCGCTGGATCTGTGGACACGCGGCGGGCGCGGCCCCATCGGTAGTCGTCTGCGGCGCATCCTACGTCTGCCCGGCAGCGATTGGGGTAAAGCGGTGGCTCATGGCGGGCTGGGGATCACCATTTTCGGCATCTGCGCCATGCTGGCGTGGCAGACCGAGGATATTCGCGTGGCGCAGATCGACACGCCGTTCGAGGTCGCGGGGTATGAGATCACCATGACCGACGTTTCGCGCGTGACGGGACCGAACTATTTCTCGACGATGGCCGAGATGGAAGTGCGGCGCGGCGATAAACTCGTCGCGACGCTTTACCCTGAAAAGCGCACCTATCCGGTGGCGCGCATGCCCACGACCGAGGCCGCGATCGACAATGGCCTGTTCCGCGACATCTACCTTGTCATCGGCGATCCGCAGGATCAGGGCGGCTGGGCCGTGCGGTCATATGTCAAACCTTTCGCCAACTGGATCTGGCTGGGCTTTATCGTGATGGCCGTGGGCGGGTTCATGTCGCTGAGCGACCGCCGTTACCGCGTCGCCGCGGGCGCGCGCAAACAGCGCGTGAGCGCGCCTGCACAGGTGCCCGCGGAATGA
- a CDS encoding cytochrome c-type biogenesis protein has product MMLALTGPLATPAGAVVPSEVLDDPALEARAREISQGLRCLVCRNENIDESNADLAADLRILVRERLLAGDTDTEVVDFVVDRYGEYVLLRPTTQGANLLLWVAGPLMLLLALVMAGFYLWRRRAAPEPAALSEAETARLRELLGE; this is encoded by the coding sequence ATGATGCTGGCGCTCACCGGACCTTTGGCGACGCCTGCCGGTGCGGTTGTCCCGTCCGAAGTGCTTGACGATCCGGCGCTGGAGGCCCGCGCCCGCGAGATCAGCCAAGGCCTGCGCTGCCTTGTGTGTCGCAACGAGAATATCGACGAATCCAACGCCGATCTTGCCGCCGATCTGCGCATCTTGGTGCGTGAACGGTTGCTGGCGGGCGATACCGATACCGAGGTCGTGGATTTTGTCGTCGACCGCTATGGCGAATATGTCCTGCTGCGCCCGACGACCCAAGGCGCGAACCTGCTGTTATGGGTGGCGGGGCCGCTCATGCTGCTGCTGGCGCTGGTCATGGCCGGGTTTTACCTGTGGCGCCGCCGTGCCGCGCCCGAACCCGCAGCCCTGTCCGAGGCCGAAACAGCCCGGTTGCGGGAATTGCTGGGCGAATGA
- a CDS encoding enoyl-CoA hydratase-related protein, which produces MNYETIRCAVREDICIITLNRPQVMNALNAQMRAELLHAIRTDATRARVMVLTGSGRAFCSGQDLGDGGNAANIDLERTLRDEYEPLLRAITDCPIPTIAAVNGAAAGAGASLALAADVVIGAESASFTQAFTRIGLIPDAGGSYWLPRMIGAPRAMGAMLFAEKITAAQAADWGMIWEAVADDGFADHWWGRAKHLAQGPTAAYAGVKQVLRESWQNPLDRQLDLEAQVQGRCGKTRDFKEGVVAFLEKRPAKFEGR; this is translated from the coding sequence ATGAATTACGAAACCATCCGCTGCGCGGTGCGCGAAGACATCTGCATCATCACCCTGAACCGGCCGCAGGTGATGAACGCGCTGAACGCACAGATGCGGGCCGAACTTCTTCATGCGATCCGCACGGATGCGACCCGCGCGCGGGTGATGGTGCTGACCGGATCGGGGCGGGCGTTCTGTTCGGGGCAGGATCTGGGCGATGGCGGCAATGCCGCGAATATCGATCTGGAGCGCACGCTGCGCGATGAATACGAGCCGCTGCTGCGCGCGATCACCGATTGCCCGATCCCGACCATCGCCGCCGTCAATGGCGCTGCGGCGGGGGCAGGGGCGTCGCTGGCGCTGGCGGCGGATGTGGTGATTGGCGCGGAGAGCGCCAGCTTCACGCAGGCCTTCACCCGCATCGGCCTGATCCCCGACGCAGGCGGCAGCTACTGGCTCCCCCGAATGATTGGCGCCCCGCGGGCGATGGGGGCGATGCTTTTCGCCGAGAAAATCACCGCCGCGCAGGCCGCAGACTGGGGTATGATCTGGGAAGCCGTGGCCGATGACGGGTTTGCCGATCATTGGTGGGGCCGGGCAAAGCATCTGGCGCAGGGGCCGACCGCCGCCTATGCCGGTGTGAAACAGGTGCTGCGCGAAAGCTGGCAGAACCCGCTAGATCGGCAACTGGACCTTGAGGCGCAGGTGCAGGGCCGCTGTGGCAAGACCCGTGACTTTAAGGAGGGCGTCGTGGCTTTCCTCGAAAAGCGCCCCGCGAAATTCGAAGGCCGCTGA
- a CDS encoding TetR family transcriptional regulator C-terminal domain-containing protein, with protein MKRPRTRIQRRNTDTILEAALDVFSAHGFRGATVDQIAQAAGLSKPNLLYYFPTKEAVHVTLLAGLMDVWLAPLRTLDPEGDPVEEILLYVHRKLDMSRTMPRESRLFANEILQGAPRLSGTLGEELKPLVDEKAAVIAGWVKAGRIAPVHPQHLMFSIWALTQHYADFDVQVRTVLGDEGTDPFPEAERYLDTLFRKMLSVTP; from the coding sequence ATGAAACGCCCGCGCACCCGCATTCAACGCCGCAACACCGACACCATTTTAGAAGCCGCGCTTGACGTGTTTTCCGCACATGGGTTCCGGGGCGCGACGGTCGACCAGATCGCGCAGGCGGCAGGTTTGTCAAAGCCCAACCTGCTATACTATTTCCCGACTAAAGAAGCCGTGCACGTCACCCTGCTGGCGGGGTTGATGGATGTATGGCTGGCGCCGCTGCGGACGCTCGATCCGGAGGGCGATCCGGTCGAAGAGATCCTGCTTTATGTGCATCGCAAGCTGGACATGAGCCGCACGATGCCACGCGAAAGCCGCCTGTTTGCCAATGAAATCCTGCAAGGCGCGCCACGCTTGTCCGGCACGCTCGGCGAGGAATTGAAACCGTTGGTCGATGAGAAGGCCGCCGTGATCGCGGGCTGGGTCAAGGCCGGGCGCATCGCGCCCGTGCACCCGCAGCACCTGATGTTTTCGATCTGGGCGCTGACCCAGCATTACGCCGATTTCGACGTTCAGGTGCGCACGGTTCTGGGCGACGAGGGCACGGACCCGTTCCCGGAGGCGGAGCGCTATCTCGACACCCTGTTTCGCAAGATGCTGAGCGTAACGCCCTAA
- a CDS encoding aspartate aminotransferase family protein: MALDRPGTAPRNDLSAFWMPFTANRQFKQAPRMFVSADGMYYKTSEGREVLDGTAGLWCCNAGHNRPRIVEAIRQQAGELDYAPAFQMGHPKAFELASRLRDMAPEPFEHVFFTNSGSESVETALKIALAYHRARGDAGRTRLIGRERGYHGVNFGGISVGGIVNNRKAFGTLLTGVDHLPHTHLPEDHAFTRGQPDAGAYLADDLERIVALHGAETIAAVIVEPMAGSTGVLMPPKGYLEKLREITTKHGILLIFDEVITGFGRLGSSFAAAHFNVMPDLITCAKGLTNGVVPMGAVLATAQIHDAFMTGPEHMIELFHGYTYSGNPLASAAGIATLDTYAEEGLFERAAELAPYWEEGLHSLRDCPHVIDIRNMGLIGAVELEPIAGAPTKRAFQAFLDGYEKGILVRTTGDIIAMSPPLIIEKSHIDQLFGTLREVLCALD; the protein is encoded by the coding sequence ATGGCGCTCGACCGCCCCGGCACCGCCCCGCGCAACGATCTGTCGGCTTTCTGGATGCCGTTCACCGCCAATCGCCAGTTCAAGCAGGCGCCGCGGATGTTCGTGTCGGCCGACGGCATGTATTACAAAACGTCCGAAGGGCGCGAGGTGCTCGACGGCACTGCGGGGCTGTGGTGCTGCAACGCCGGCCACAACCGTCCGCGCATCGTCGAGGCGATCCGCCAGCAGGCGGGAGAATTGGATTATGCGCCCGCGTTTCAGATGGGCCACCCCAAGGCATTCGAATTGGCCAGCCGTCTGCGGGACATGGCGCCGGAGCCGTTCGAGCATGTGTTCTTCACGAACTCTGGCTCCGAAAGCGTTGAAACCGCGCTGAAAATCGCGCTGGCCTACCACCGGGCGCGGGGTGACGCCGGACGCACCCGTCTGATCGGACGGGAGCGGGGCTATCACGGGGTGAACTTCGGCGGGATCTCTGTGGGTGGGATCGTCAATAACCGCAAGGCCTTTGGCACCTTGCTGACGGGGGTCGATCATCTGCCCCATACCCATCTGCCGGAAGACCATGCCTTTACCCGCGGACAGCCCGATGCTGGTGCCTATCTCGCCGATGATCTGGAACGTATCGTGGCGCTCCATGGCGCCGAAACCATCGCCGCCGTGATCGTCGAGCCGATGGCAGGCTCCACCGGCGTGTTGATGCCGCCGAAGGGCTATCTGGAAAAGCTGCGCGAGATCACGACGAAACACGGCATTCTGCTGATCTTCGACGAGGTTATCACCGGGTTCGGGCGGCTAGGGTCAAGTTTCGCCGCCGCGCATTTTAACGTCATGCCGGACCTCATCACCTGTGCCAAGGGGCTGACCAACGGTGTGGTGCCGATGGGTGCTGTGCTGGCCACGGCGCAGATCCACGACGCGTTCATGACCGGGCCGGAGCACATGATCGAGCTGTTCCACGGCTACACCTATTCCGGCAATCCGCTGGCCTCTGCCGCCGGGATCGCGACCCTCGACACCTATGCCGAGGAAGGCCTGTTCGAACGCGCGGCGGAGCTGGCGCCCTATTGGGAAGAGGGGTTGCACAGCCTGCGCGACTGTCCGCATGTCATCGATATCCGCAATATGGGCCTGATCGGCGCGGTGGAGTTGGAGCCAATCGCAGGCGCGCCGACCAAGCGCGCGTTCCAAGCGTTCCTCGATGGCTATGAGAAGGGCATTCTGGTGCGGACCACCGGCGATATCATTGCCATGTCGCCACCGCTTATCATCGAGAAATCGCATATCGACCAGCTGTTCGGCACGCTGCGCGAGGTGCTTTGCGCGCTGGATTAG